In Bacteroidales bacterium, one DNA window encodes the following:
- a CDS encoding polysaccharide deacetylase family protein — translation MLFIYTPRITKRLNYIFKLFFKDIIRVPYLLSSDFEAFQLFEGPKFIYGNDYKNHPLFFGSAEILFESGLNSLELNTVEHKNFQVPFPIYHKNSLLPFDIFAASFYFVSRYEEYMPYRKDPYGRYTAHESFAYNHGFLHKPIINIWAHEIAEIIQEYYPEFETNFQQFEFIPTYDIDQAWSYYQKGLTRNIGGFLRDLSHFDIHKMAQRFRVLFRKEQDPFDTFEYQFALQKQYKLKPIYFILFSLLGPFDKNISPDNNTFKALIKSLADRAKIGTHLSYASNENPDLIKCESQNLEKVIKVEITKSRQHYLKLHLPETYRNLLALDLMEDYTMGYAAEPGFRAGICTPFFFYDLDYETETKLRIFPFAVMDGTLRDYKNVGIEEAKAIIQSLIHEVKAVNGTFISLWHNESLSDQDRWKGWREVYTYLLSKIHAL, via the coding sequence ATGCTGTTTATCTATACGCCACGCATCACAAAACGGCTGAATTATATTTTTAAGCTTTTTTTTAAAGACATTATTCGTGTTCCGTATTTGCTTTCTTCTGATTTTGAGGCTTTTCAATTATTTGAAGGTCCTAAGTTTATTTATGGGAATGATTATAAAAATCATCCTTTATTTTTCGGATCGGCAGAAATTTTGTTTGAGAGTGGTTTAAACTCATTAGAATTAAATACCGTAGAACACAAAAATTTTCAGGTTCCTTTTCCTATATATCACAAAAACAGCTTACTTCCTTTCGATATATTTGCTGCTTCATTTTATTTTGTAAGTCGCTACGAAGAGTATATGCCTTACAGAAAAGACCCGTATGGCAGATATACGGCACACGAAAGCTTTGCTTATAATCACGGTTTTCTTCACAAGCCAATTATAAATATTTGGGCTCACGAAATTGCAGAAATTATACAAGAGTATTATCCTGAATTTGAAACCAATTTTCAGCAATTTGAATTTATTCCAACTTACGATATCGATCAGGCTTGGTCTTATTATCAAAAAGGTTTAACTCGTAATATTGGAGGATTTTTAAGAGATTTATCGCATTTTGATATTCATAAAATGGCTCAACGCTTTCGTGTTCTTTTTAGAAAAGAGCAAGACCCTTTTGACACTTTTGAGTATCAATTCGCTTTGCAAAAGCAATATAAATTAAAACCTATTTACTTTATATTGTTTTCCTTACTTGGTCCTTTCGATAAAAATATCTCGCCCGATAATAATACCTTCAAAGCACTAATAAAATCGTTAGCCGACAGAGCAAAAATAGGAACACATTTGTCGTATGCTTCAAATGAAAATCCCGATTTAATTAAATGCGAAAGTCAAAATCTGGAAAAGGTTATAAAAGTTGAAATTACAAAGAGTAGGCAGCATTATTTAAAGCTTCATTTGCCCGAGACATACAGGAATTTACTTGCCTTGGATTTAATGGAAGACTATACTATGGGATATGCCGCCGAACCAGGTTTTAGAGCCGGAATATGTACTCCGTTCTTCTTTTACGATTTGGACTACGAAACGGAAACAAAATTACGCATTTTTCCTTTTGCCGTAATGGATGGAACACTTCGTGACTATAAAAATGTTGGTATTGAAGAGGCAAAAGCCATAATACAATCGCTGATTCATGAGGTAAAAGCCGTTAATGGAACATTTATCAGTCTGTGGCATAACGAATCGTTAAGTGATCAAGACAGGTGGAAAGGATGGCGCGAAGTATATACCTATTTACTTAGTAAAATACACGCCTTGTGA
- the upp gene encoding uracil phosphoribosyltransferase, translating into MVHNLGEANSIFNQYIAEIRDVHVQSDMLRFRRNLERIGSLMAYEISKDLKYKIDNVQTPLGIAQVPVLQSNIVLATILRAGVPFHQGMLNIFDKAESAFISAYRKHNKDGSFKIKLEYMAKPDLKDKILILSDPMLATGASMKLTYEALTEEEKPKHTYLAAVIASAEGVEYVKKNFSKKDVSIWVGAIDDELTAQAYIVPGLGDAGDLAYGKKEDK; encoded by the coding sequence ATGGTACATAATTTAGGAGAAGCTAATTCTATTTTCAATCAATATATTGCCGAAATTCGTGATGTTCATGTTCAAAGTGATATGTTACGGTTTCGTAGAAATTTAGAACGTATTGGCTCTTTAATGGCATACGAAATAAGTAAAGACCTTAAATATAAGATAGATAATGTGCAAACTCCTTTAGGCATTGCTCAAGTACCTGTTTTGCAATCTAATATTGTTTTAGCCACCATACTGCGTGCCGGAGTTCCTTTTCATCAAGGAATGCTTAATATATTTGATAAGGCAGAAAGTGCTTTTATTTCTGCATATAGAAAACATAATAAAGACGGTTCGTTTAAAATTAAATTAGAATATATGGCTAAGCCCGATTTGAAAGATAAAATTCTTATTCTTTCGGATCCTATGTTAGCTACAGGTGCTTCTATGAAACTCACCTATGAAGCATTAACTGAAGAAGAAAAACCAAAACACACTTATTTAGCCGCTGTTATTGCAAGTGCCGAAGGAGTGGAATATGTAAAGAAAAATTTCTCCAAAAAAGATGTAAGTATTTGGGTTGGAGCTATCGATGATGAGTTAACCGCTCAAGCGTACATTGTTCCCGGATTAGGTGATGCAGGCGACTTAGCCTACGGCAAAAAGGAAGACAAATAA